The region cactcgaatgttATTCGTATAATCATAGGGATCAATATGGACATCCACGGTTTTGCTATCGGTCAGTGAACATAGGGGTTTcattcatgtctatgttttaccaaacctacggggtcacaagcttaaggtaatcatgatctgctgagtgttagtTGGAGGAAAGTATCAAGGATTTATTTGTGAAATATTTTCATTAATATTCAAAATAGTTCTGAAAGGAACTGGAAGCATTtcagggtcaccggaagggttttggAGATTATCGGGCAGTACCGGGTATTCTTGATAAATAATATGTAGGTGGACAATGTTTTCGgtgatgttaaattaataataaaaggctcTAGTAATTGTTAGAAGGCTTTTATAATTAATTAAATATCAAATGGCCTTAAAAGGACtagaggtggaaggcaacttggccacaagggcccaagaagggtggcgcccccctttcttaTTGTTCGAGGACGGTTCAGGGGATCGTCATCAGCGGTTCAAGGGACTTCAAGTACAATCTACACCGACTCATCTACTTTTGCTGCACTCTAGAGTCGGTAAAGACCGTAATCCAAACCATTTATGCGTCTTCATATTGTCCCTGGGTGTTTGTAGGGTgttttttctactatgtttcccaacactatCCATCGCCATGAACTCCAACCCCAACCCCTTCCCCTGGGGCATTGGATGGAGGCTTTCTTCCTCGGGTGTTCGCTCGGTGACCGCACCAAGTTTGAGGACACCATGAAATTGTGCTCGAACTTTAGTAGCATTGAAGGCATGCACAAGAAGGCAGACGTTGTGGTCAAGAAGGCGACGACAGAGGAGTTGAAGTCGCTGATTCCTGACCCAACGAAGGACACTATGTCAATTGACATCCTTTGTCGGGCCATGAATCAAGGCGACTTCGGTGATTCTGGATATAGGACAAGGTAGGACAAGTACAGGGCTCCTCAAGACCAGCATGCCGCAACTTTGTGGAATAGGACCTTGGTGGCGCCGGAGGTCATCGCTTTGGagccggaggaggaagaagaagcggtgGAGGTGGTGGTTAGGGCGTCGGAGCCTGGCCACCGTACTTTGCCAATCAATATGGACGATGGTGAGGACGACGAGACGATGCATGCTATGGACCAGGCGGAGGACAACAACAAGGCCAAGGGTCCCCGCCGCTCCAAGCGTCTCCAGGATCGCCGGGGCTATGATTTGAAGCTACTGTGTAAGATTAACCCCCAATCCCCATTCACCTTGTACTCAATTCGGAACAGAACCCTAAAATCCATCGCTACTTAGTACTCATCGTGAAGTTATGATCAATTCTATGGCTATTTACCCCGATTCCCCATTCCCCTAGAACAGGATGGGTTATGCGGATCGAATCTAAACGCGGATCGAATCTAAACGCGGATCGAATGCGAAATAGTAAGTTAGAACGTGAAAATAGGGTGTACCGTCATTGCTAAAGTGCTGCGGGTGATGTTGCTAACGGCGATGATGGAGGCCGGTGGTCGCCTTGCTATTCTCCGATCCGCTGATCGCTACCACCTCGGGTGTGAGAGTGGTAGAGTGAAGAGAGAGCGGTAAGGATAATTATTGTCGGTGCTTCGGGAAACAACGTGGCTTCTTGAGCATGGCTCCTCGTGTGCAGCTGCCGGCGCCCACGTGCATCCTGCGGAGCTAGCTATGAAAAAATTGCCGATTTGAACGTTCCTAGCAGGCTTGGTGCTTTAAGTTCCATACGATGCAGGTCCAACGGTGAACACAGACAACCAAATAGCTCAGTTTCTTCCTGCACGGGCCAAGCTGGCCTCTATGCCACCTATCAAACGCGCCCtaaaaatcccccccccccctccgaaTGCGATAAAATCCCACTGATTGATCAACAGTTTTTATCATTTTCCTGTGGCCATAATCATAATGGCGTGCACGGCAacataaggctggttgtaatggggagtatcatatactagtatcatgcatatgatactagtatatgatactacctccctaatgcatagtatcatatattagtattatgtagtactctatttattatcatgcatgacacaaagtagcatagcatttaatatgatacggtatcatgatatgatactacaccctctctttcttcatttaatgctacgacacctcatcaaaattgcccagttggcatgcatgatactaactatgatactaccattacaaccagcctaatatTGTTGCCTTTTTGCTAACCAAACAAATGAAAAAAGCTTTAACTATGCAAGATTCAGCTGACGACTCCTAAAAGTGTTCTCccttcaccgcccacaactcttttgtgttctcaagcatatcatctacacatagacctggctcggatgccattgtaggggaacgttgcatggaaaataagaaaaaatatacacacacacgcaagatctatccttgGAGATGCATAGCCACGAGagagggagagcatcttcatacccttgaagatcgctaagcggaagcgtttatccacGCGGTTGAAGTAGTCATACACCTtcgcgatccgtcccgatcaagtaccgaacgtacgtcacctccgcgttcagcacatgttcagctcgatgttgtcctcgccttctcgatccagcaagagaggcgaagtagtagacgagttctggtagcacgacggcgtggtgacggtggtggtgaagaacaatctccgcagggcttcaccaagcacaacagaaactatgacaaaggataaactagagggggcaGGGCTGCCGGCACAtagcttggtgaatcttgatgtattgggtgctagccctacccctctatttatatgttgagccctggggtcgaaacttggagtaaagcctcctcaaagtcggttttgcccgaaaggtaagagtccttctcggactccaggaacGCCATGGTTCCCGGCTTCTGGACCCGGACGCTAGGGTCCCTGGTGTCtggcccctggcctccgcaaaactgccTTTTGCACTTACAAAAAGCCTCatgggctttaccccttggcccaaataaagtgttctagtACCCGAACATCTTGGGAAACATCCAAAACCTCTTCTAGGGAATACCGGaagccaaacactattatcccatatatcaatctttaccttcggactattccggagctcctcgtcatatcCATGATCTTAtcttggactccgaacaacattcggtcactaatatacataactcgtataatactatatcatcaacgaacgttaagcgtgggaccctacgggttcgagaatgatgtagacatgaccagacgcctctccggtcaataatcagtgggacctggatgcccatattggttcctacatattctatgaagatNNNNNNNNNNTTTATCggacgaacctttatgacaacatgcgtaattccctttgtccgtcggtatgttacttgcccgagatttgatcgtcggcatcttcatacctagttcaatctcattaccggcaagtctctttactcgttccgtaatacatcacctcgtaagTAACTCCTtagtgagagggcccagagatacctgtattaccaagagggcctagagatacctcaccgatacatggagtgaaaaatcctaatctcgacccaTGCAAGctcaacagacacctttggagatacctgtagagcatctttatgatcacccagttatgttgtgacgttcgatagcacacaaggtattcctccggtatccgggagttgcatgatctcatagtcgaaggaatatgtatttgacattaagaaagcaataacaataaactaaacactcatatgctaagctaacggatgggtcttgtccatcacatcattctcctaatgatgtgatcccgttatcaagtgacaacacatgtatatggttaggaaacattaaccatctttgatcaacgagctagtctagtagaggcttactagggacacggtatttgtttatgtatccacacatgtatttaagtttctgatcaatacaattctagcatgaataataaacctttatcatcaataaggaaatataataacaacaactttattattgcctctagggcatattttcaccaaagatgacatgatgtagagggatagatccaatcactatggtaaaaaccccatctttttatccttaatgacaacaatacaaatacgtgcctcgctacccctactatcactgggtgaggacaccgcaagactgaacccatcagaaagcacctctcccattgcaagaaaaaccaatctagttggccaaaccaaatcgatagatcagaaagaaatacaaagctattttaatcatgcataaaagagttcagaaaggactcaaataatattcatagataatttgatcataaatccacaattcatcggatctcaacaaacgcgccgcaaaagaagattacatcgaatagaactccaagaacatcgaggagaacattgtattgaagatcaaagagagaggataagccatctagctactagctatggacccgtaggtctgtggtaaactactcacacatcatcggaagggcagcaaggttggtgtagaggccctccatgatcgaatccccctccggcggagtgccagaaaaggccccaagatgggatctcatgagaatAGAAGCTTGcgtcggtggaaaagtattttttgtGTGCCCTCTGGTGTagggggaatatttgggaatttatagtgctggagttagggttaggggagtctcgaggggcccacaagtccTGAGGGTGCCCCACCTGGGGCACGGCCAGGACGCTTGTGGCCTCCACGTGGCtcctctggcctcctcccgaagcttcgtgggtgtcttgttgtccaagaaaaatcatcaaaaagtttcattccgtttggtattaattttctgtaaaagtcaaaaacaaggaaaaaacagcaactggcactgggcactaggttaataggttagtcccaaaaatgatataaaatagcatataaatgcatataaaataccCAAgataaataatataatagcatggaacaatcagaaattatagacacattggagatgtatcaatcattGCTATAAACCTTTTATCCTTGTCATTTTGGTTTAGTAGTCCTCCAGGACAGTAATAATATTTGCCGAAGCTCAAGTAGTTACTTCACACGAGAATTGCGACACCTTGCGTGTGACAGAAGCGCCACTATAAATACACGCATCTGCTCTTCGTTGGGACGATAGCTAATTGGGATACTTCCACAGAAGTACTACATAACCCTGTTTGGCTTGCAGGCACCAGCTCCCGGGGGGCACACCATGTGAGCTTGTGGGCCCACCTTGGCTCCGTTTTCCCTAATTCAaagcctataaattcccaaatatttcaaaACCCCTAAAGCTAGACCTGTAACATTTTTATCggcaccgcaagcctctgttcttctATGGTCCCATCTGAAGGCCTTCTCCAGTACTCTACCAGAGGGGGAAACCATTGGGGAGGCAATGTTCATCGACCTTGATGCCttcatgatgatgtgtgagtagttccttgaGGACCTGCGGGTCCATAACAGTAGctagatgggtctctctctctctctctctctctccctccNNNNNNNNNNNNNNNNNNNNNNNNNNNNNNNNNNNNNNNNNNNNNNNNNNNNNNNNNNNNNNNNNNNNNNNNNNNNNNNNNNNNNNNNNNctctctgatcttcaatacaatgatctcttcggatatctattcgatgtaattcttccgGTCAGATTATTCATCGAAACTATTTGAGTCTTTTGAGAATTAATCTATGTGTGATCTTATagctatgtatgatctccaatcTATAAGTCTTCTTTGGCCAATTAGATGAGTAGATCTTCAGAGGGAGTGATGCATATTagcgggttcgatcttgcggtgtccttactctgtAACATGAGgaattgcaaggcacgtattgtactgttgctactaaggataaaacgacaaGGTTCGACCATATTGTTTGGTCTcactttgtctacattatgtcatcttgcttaaaatgTTACtttgtttgttatgaacttaatactttgagatgcatgctggagagcggtctcggggtggagtaatagtattagatgcagttGGATCAACAATCTACTTTTCACGGACCTAGTGCCTATACACGAATCATGCCATAAAGAATCATAATCACAACTACGCGTTATTCTATCAATTGTCTTCCGGTCCGGTCACATACGCACCCTGCCTATACACGGATGCCCCAGCCTAGCCACATATCGGGACTGGGTCACACACCGGTCCGGTCACATACGCACCCTGCAAGGCCCGGCACCATCGTCTTCCAtcgatccatcttcagagcagaaacTGACGCGTCGACCGTgtcaggcctctctgccatcggCGCCACCACGACGCCGGACAACGtcatcctcctgcgcgagtccatccctgCACATCCGCCatcgaatctgcactgcgccacgctgtcaagatccgtcgccatcaatgtgtaggatgaagcaccgctccaccaaagctaTGGTCCACTGGTCCCCTGAGTCCATTCACACCTCTAAGAACGACGCCCCCAGGGGAAAACGACACAAGAGCGCCGCCGTcttccgatctactgatctagggtttccccccggaGGTAGTAGATGTTTTTTTGCCGGAGAGGTAGTAGATGTTGACCtagaacttctccacggcgatgcctccaagaagggaacGATACCGAAGAGCGCCGCCATCACCGGCCTTGGCATCTAGGCGAGAGCAGGTTTTCACTTAGATTTGTTCAAAGAACTCCATCCAGCTTTTTGTGCACGGATCACCACCTTCTATGTCGGGGACCGAACCAAAAGgaaccggccgccgccgcctgacCGGCCACGGCACCACCACGGTGCCAGAGCAGCCGGTTACGTCAGGCCCACCGCGCCAGCCTGCCGCCGCGCACCAGATCCGCCGGCCCGCCTAAGCCCAACCGGGCCCGGTGAGATCCGAGATTCCGACGACCGCCACAGGGGCGCCTCCGTCGCTGGAGGCCGCGCCGCCGTTGTCGCCGCCACATCCTTCGCCGGGATCCCGCCACACCACGCCGCCGAATCACCGGAGTGGCCATGTCGTCGCCACTAGAGGAAGACGCCATCGCGTGCAAGGGAgaagaccccgccgccgccgtcacagCCCGAGCTTCGCCGGCGTGAACTCGGTCGGCAGCGGGAAAGGGAGATCGGAGATAGAAGGCCTAGGGCGCAGCGGCGCGATCTCCCCCGTGTCGCCGAGGGTTGGCGACGCGGGGGTCAGGAGTTGGACCGCAGCCAACGGGATGGACAAGAGAACCAGGCGGAGGCACTACCATGAGTACTCCACGGGATTATTTCAGATATCTCTTCCGCTCTAAAACGACAAGAATTTGTTCATGCCAACTCTAAAATACAATCTTAAAAGGCCCCATTACTGAAAGCAAACTCTAAAAGGCACCCGTCACAGCGAACAAATCCCAGAATCTGCCCAAACCCAATGCGTTGGACATAATCATATTCAGTAGGTTGTTGGCATATATGGGCTCAAAGAAACCCAAGCACTTGGAAACTCATGCTCAAGCAAGATCTTGCACTTCGTGAATACACGATTAAGCAGAAAAGTTTGACAGTTTTAAAGGACTAGATTTGGTCTCACCTAGGGTCATGACACCAGACGATTAAGAACTTTTTATATCAATTGATGATCCCCAAAGCCTGGAATTGGATAAGTTTTTGttgctttctttttctttctttcttttgcatGTACATATTATTGCGATTATGTCTATAAAAATACCGTAGAGCAATTGTTATTTCGGTAAGAGATAGTGGGATAAACTATATAGGTGGGATAAACTATATAGGTGGGATAATGAGGTGGCATGTGTGCATTTTGTGAGAAGTAGAGATAGTGGGACAAACTATTTAGGCACTAGTATATTGGATATAGACTCCAATGATATTTACCATAGTACTACTAATAAAGTATATTCAAATGATAGAGAGAATAAATAATTCATCCGTGGTGAAGTGCGTTTGAAAAGCTGAAGCTAACTAATGAATTTATTACTAAAAATGACTGTTCAGAAAATCTTCCGGTTCAGTGACTTATCGTCCGATTTATCGCTACTTTTggggtgaccgataagattatgccttatcttcacGTTTATCGTTTGGGCCGATTTATCACCCTGAGAAGCGATTTATCGGGAATCTACCGATAAATCAGGCCTATTCATAGCACTATGTTTGCAAAAGCTATCTTTTATTTGTGTTTTGTGGACCTTGTTACGCAATATGTACCATTGTCCTATTTTGTTTGTCATTATACCGTGATTCAAAAGGAATCACAGGTAACACTTGTGTCCAATATTGTTTTGGTGTCGAATATATCAtattttagtgttgggaacctaggatttgcaaaaaaaaatgtccGATTAATAGTTGACCGATAAAATCAATTAATCGGCCGATTTCTGGTTAATCTCTAATCCCCAGCTAACCTAGATGCCaacgataagcgatatcctcaacattgcAAAAAATGATCATATATTTCATAATAACTTGTCGTCTTTACATTTTTCAAGATGCAACTGGTCAGCCAAAAACACATGAGGTTCCAGGATACAACTAACCTAAAAGTAAAGCAAACCCTGGAATCCTGGATGCCATAATACAGCTAGTGGCTCCTAACTGAAAGTAGCAATGGGCATATAGCATGCACCTAGATCTCCCATAATGATTTCAGCACTCTCGTGCACATCTCCAATATTAATGCAAAGTGGCTTTGGCCAACTGAATTGCACCTAGCAGCATATTGTTAAAGCAACTTGGCACAGACCCATGCCACCAAACTGCAACAAGAGTCTCCCGCAAGTTGAAGCTGCCGAAGAAGAAACTCCGAATCTACTAATGCAGGAGTAAATTAAACAGCAGTGGTGAAGTGCGTTTGGAAAGCACAAGTGCATTATTGAGGGGGAGCAATCACCAAAGCAAGCAACTCTGCAAAGCACAAGCGCATAAATTGAGGAGGAGCAGTCACTAAAGAACTCGGTGGATGCATTCAGTATCTGGGGATTGAGCAGAAATCGGGTGGAGTTGTGAAATTTTAGCTATATTTTTTGAACAAACTGCGAACTAATATATCATGCCTCAATTTGTCATCAGCTATATTATGTGCATTCGCCGAAAAAACAAACACCATGTTACTCTGTCCATTAGAGATGATAGGATGGGCTCTTGAATAGTACTAGGGCACGCATGACTAATAAGCATACAAAGAAGAAGTGGTAGCAGTGGTGGATGGCATGACAACTGACAAGTTACAATTTAGAAAGAGCAATCGAATCCTAATCCCGGTGGGAAGTGCAGAATTTGCGTTGTTCGCTTTGCCCGCAAAATCTGCATTTTCCACCGCACTTACTAGCAACAATTTCCTACTTACAGTTACAGGAGCACACTTGCAGTAGAATCTAGAGGACAGCGGCTACTTGTGAGCAGCTGCGGTGACATCGGCAGGGAGGTCCTTGACTCCGACCAGCACAATCTTCTCGTAGACGATGTCGGAGGAGGACGGGTGCATGGGGTACTCCACCGGCGCGACCGGCCGGCGCTTCCCCATGGAGTACCAGACGAAGAGCACGACGAATGTGAAGACGGCGCCGCACGCTGCCGCCAACAGCAGCGAAGCCCAGGGGTAGCGGTTGCCCGGGGGAGCGCGGAGGAGGCGGTCTGGCGGCGGCGTGGTGAGCGATAAGCCGGTGGGATTGAGTGGCTGGGAGTGCATGAGGTAGGGAGGCCCGTGGTTGGCCCTGAAGGCCCAGCTGAAGAGGCTGCAGTTGGCGTGGGAGGAAGCGAATCCGGCGAGCATGGGCTTGCTGcggaggagatggaggaggagggCGGAGTGGAGATGGAGCGGGTGGGAGAGCAGCGCGTGCGGCGGCTTGGGGAGGCGCGAGGCAGAGAGACGGACCTGAAGCGTGGCGGATGTGGCGTTGTAGTCTATCCATGAATGCAGCTTTTTGGGGATGCCGCGGGGGGCGGTCTGGGCGGCCGTTTCACCGGCGAGGTCGATTTGGACTCGGATGTGGCTGGAGTCCGCGGCGGCGAAGACGATGGCGAGGGCGAGGGCGTTAACGGCGGGTgagggcgagggcgcgggcgcggcggGCGTTAGGAAGAAGGCGATGGAGGCGGCGTGAGATTTGGGGATAGGGTGGAGAGAGAAGGAGAAGTAGGTGGagaagccggcggcggcgggggcgaagTGAATGGGTTTGTGGTACTGTACCCGGGCGCGCGGGGAGCGCATGGAGATGTCGCCGGCGGAGGTGGCATTGGCGCCGGTGAGAGCGAGCTGCGCGATGGCGCCGTCGCCAGGGAAGAAATCGAGGGCGAAGGAGGAGGACTGACGGGCCTTGCCGGCCACGGCGGCGGACggcaggagcaggaggaggagcagcaggtggagcGGCATCGTCCCTCCTAGCACCGTGAGAGTGGTGAGGGCTGTCGATCTTGCGTCGCCTGCTTGCTTCGCTTCTCACCCTAGCTCCTCATGTCGACTTCAAATTCCTTGCTTCCCTCACACAGATAGATTTAcagtggagtggagtggagtgaAGTGGAGTAGATTGGCCAGAGGGGGCGTAGTGGGGGTGCTGCCGGAGCTAGCTGGTCGCTTTTGTTTGCTCGCTCGCTCGCTTTTTCCCTGTCGTCccgttgctctctctctctctctctcatcactTGTCACTCACTCGGGACGCTCACCCATTCATTCATTAATGCGGAGGGGTGTGGGGCGCGTGTTCCACTAGTGCAGAAGCAGCAGCTTGTCATTAATTAAGCtgcaggaggaggagaggagaggaaagggcAAAGCACAAACACAAGAAACACAAACAAGTCACTCAGAGGGTGTTTGGATCACTAGAGACTAGAGACTAGTAGTAGTCACCTTTAGTCAGTAAACCTCCAAACACCCCTGACTAGTGGGTGACTAAAACTAGTTTAGTCCCTAGTCACCTCATCCCCAACTTTTACTGACTAGATAATAGTAGTAGTCACCTTTAGTCAGTAAACCTTCAAACACCCCTGACTTTTACTGACTAaagtccccctctctctctcctctaattGGTGTTGCACAAGGGGCATTTAATACTGAGACATTTAATGTTGACTAGTAGTAGTCACCTTCCAAACAGGGTCTGACTAAAAACTTCTAGTCTGACTACTACTAGTCACATGACTAGAGAGTATCCAAACACCCTCTCAGTGGCAGCAATTTCAGCGCTAGTTACGACTCGACCTCCACCGGGAGTAAAATACAcgcatccggccttcgaaaaaAAATAAATACTGTACGCATGCATGCGTGCACTCTTTTTTCGGTGGTCACCACCTCGTTTAATCACCCCTAGCTCCTCAAAAGAAAGAAAAGTGCGCCACACCACCCAGCACCATGGAGCCAAAAGCCGTGCCATCAAAGCAATCTTAGAGCAACCCGACGCGGCGATCCAAACGGACATCCGTTTTTTGTCTGCTTTGTTGAAACATGAGCAATTTATCATATGACTTTATTAACaaaaatagtagataaaacatgactattATAATAGGGATGAAACAAGTCATGTAATCTAGCAGAATGAAGGCAAACAACATTTGTACATACGAACTAGAACAGAATATATGTAGAACAGAGGGTGGAACAAGAAAAGCAAGTGCAAGAAATTGTAGCATGATCTCAAACAGAGAGAACCAGAAGACGTACGGAGCAACGGCCGAAGCACCGGTCTTGGGGTCGGTgccctcgccagccatgtcgtcgaagaggttgtcgacgtcgggaaaTAAGTCGTTATTGAGGAAGTGGTCGTCGGTGTCCGGAGCGTTAGTGATGAATCGATCAGTAGTCGcgcagcgctccccaaaaaccttatcacccttctcccgtataggactcaaagaggtggggtttcggaggcctactgtcccgacctgcggtgcacgccgcaagccgggattggAAAGATCGTAGCAGTAGCTCAGTGCTCAGGGactcggtggcgagaggaagatgaTGTTCTGATGTGTCTCTCTAGAGATGagtgacctctcttatataggcacacgaGAAGGAGGCGAATCGGCAGCGACGGGAGGTGAAACAAAGAGAGGGAGATGAAGCGAACAACCAGTAGCCGAAGGGATGCACCATTTGGATTCAATCTCCACTATAGCAAAAATCATTTCAGCTCCTATCTAACCTTTCGTATACCAGTCAtgtgtggcaaaaatttagacatcagctcggctcattcccgcaacccgcggcgcggcatgACGGGgcgtggcgggcggcggaggaggagtgcgtgtGTACGTCTCTCTTGTTctaatgctcatacatgtggggaaacaacctcccttataaggagatcCAAGTCCTACCAAACT is a window of Triticum dicoccoides isolate Atlit2015 ecotype Zavitan chromosome 2B, WEW_v2.0, whole genome shotgun sequence DNA encoding:
- the LOC119363952 gene encoding uncharacterized protein LOC119363952, coding for MPLHLLLLLLLLPSAAVAGKARQSSSFALDFFPGDGAIAQLALTGANATSAGDISMRSPRARVQYHKPIHFAPAAAGFSTYFSFSLHPIPKSHAASIAFFLTPAAPAPSPSPAVNALALAIVFAAADSSHIRVQIDLAGETAAQTAPRGIPKKLHSWIDYNATSATLQVRLSASRLPKPPHALLSHPLHLHSALLLHLLRSKPMLAGFASSHANCSLFSWAFRANHGPPYLMHSQPLNPTGLSLTTPPPDRLLRAPPGNRYPWASLLLAAACGAVFTFVVLFVWYSMGKRRPVAPVEYPMHPSSSDIVYEKIVLVGVKDLPADVTAAAHK